The Myxococcaceae bacterium JPH2 genome has a window encoding:
- a CDS encoding DUF4150 domain-containing protein, whose amino-acid sequence MPKVSVNAPKTPVTEGSDGIAAATLPNMCTMPGPPAPFVPTPLPNIGKSGTDPKNYSTSVTIEGKKVAIRGATFGSEGDAASKGTGGGLVSANVEGPTSFVGPGSMDVKIEGKNVHLLGDPMLNNCGPSGSPANSATMMGVLQHTGLVTVVDGNEQCPLCKAQHGALEETKETKVDAAALAAKLETMVNAKKGRRLVTMLGVVQCKCGKKYADQSAVTLREFSEAVTQLGWHAPAGSLSIDVPDADDKVYAATRARMRDFLVARFGDLNAKAVWDVADIRAEKSSLNRSGPAAYPPGTCAAQKTLALALDAGAYPSGLTEQFFHSKGNATAAPIQFFDERNAQVVAKPFAHGSTVPPCRSCELIVPLMLCPGDEKEEQCLHKN is encoded by the coding sequence ATGCCGAAAGTGTCAGTGAATGCGCCCAAGACTCCGGTGACAGAAGGGTCTGATGGGATTGCCGCGGCCACGTTGCCCAACATGTGCACAATGCCAGGGCCGCCGGCTCCGTTCGTGCCGACGCCACTGCCCAATATCGGCAAGAGCGGGACGGATCCGAAGAACTACTCAACGAGCGTCACGATTGAAGGCAAGAAGGTCGCGATTCGGGGAGCCACCTTCGGCTCCGAGGGAGATGCGGCCAGCAAGGGGACTGGGGGCGGACTGGTCTCCGCGAACGTGGAAGGTCCCACGAGCTTCGTGGGGCCTGGGTCCATGGACGTGAAGATCGAGGGCAAGAACGTCCATCTGCTCGGGGACCCGATGCTGAACAACTGCGGACCGAGCGGGAGCCCGGCGAACTCGGCGACGATGATGGGGGTGCTTCAGCACACCGGTCTGGTCACGGTGGTCGACGGGAATGAGCAATGCCCCCTGTGCAAGGCGCAGCACGGAGCCTTGGAGGAGACGAAGGAAACGAAGGTGGATGCCGCCGCCCTGGCCGCAAAGCTCGAGACAATGGTCAACGCCAAGAAGGGGCGCCGTCTGGTAACGATGCTGGGAGTGGTCCAGTGCAAGTGCGGAAAGAAATACGCGGACCAGTCCGCCGTGACGCTGCGGGAGTTCAGTGAAGCCGTGACGCAGCTGGGATGGCACGCGCCCGCTGGGTCCCTCTCAATCGATGTCCCAGATGCGGATGACAAGGTCTACGCTGCGACGCGTGCTCGGATGAGGGACTTCCTGGTGGCGCGCTTCGGGGATCTGAACGCGAAAGCAGTTTGGGACGTGGCTGACATCCGTGCAGAGAAGAGCTCGCTCAACCGCTCGGGGCCTGCGGCATACCCACCAGGTACCTGCGCTGCTCAGAAGACCCTCGCGCTCGCTCTTGATGCAGGTGCCTACCCGAGTGGACTCACGGAACAGTTCTTTCATAGCAAGGGCAATGCGACAGCCGCCCCGATACAGTTCTTCGATGAGCGCAATGCTCAGGTGGTCGCGAAGCCCTTTGCGCATGGCTCGACGGTCCCCCCGTGTCGATCTTGCGAACTCATTGTCCCATTGATGCTGTGCCCTGGTGACGAGAAGGAGGAGCAGTGCCTGCACAAGAACTAG